gaGTGACAGCAGCGACCAAAGTGATATCAAGGGTCAGGAATCAACTGGGAAAACAACCAACAATCAACTAGAAAATCCTCCAAAGAGAAGCACCGATGGTGGAGAAGAGGAGAAAACATAGAGaagaaataatgataaaaattaatcccaaaataaagacaaacaaaaatatacagaagaagagaagaaaaagataaacttaCCGGTGGTGGAGAAGAGGAACAAAGAAATACTTCTTCAGTGAAGAAGAGGAACAAAGAAATGGCAGGAACAAAGAACCAGCAATGAAAAACGTTGTTGTGTGTTGCGtggctaaaaaaataaaagaccagccaaaagtacttttggctgaaaaggtaaaaaaatcTGCTTTTTCATCTGCCCAAAAGTATttcaaatatgttaaaaatttgcaAGAGATAAAAGTGTGTTCTTTATTACTTTTGACAGAAAAGTGCTTTTGCATGTAAAAGCCCATCTCACATGGAATAAAGAACACAGCCTTAAGCTCCATTGATCAttgaattttacatttaatgcaaaaaatattgataccatttTATCTGGTATTGATAGTCGCTATTGCAAGTGAATTAAATGTACTGGTTTTCACATCCCCAATGACTCTATTCATATCTCCAACAACCACAATGGTTGGAATTTAATTAGGGGGTATAAATACCAGGTTCTAAATATCCTAcaagaattaagagagaatattCAAGCTTAAAAGATCAATATAAACAACCTTTGtgtcaaatatttaaatacatttctttcatacacttgtgagctttatTTTCATTCTATTTGCTCAAGTGTTTTTCATTATAATTGAGCTTAATTTACAAATACATTGATCTTTTTGCTTCTTTGTATCTCTTTGAGAGTGATTGTGTCTTAAGGTTTAGGATAGAAATCTTAAAGAAGTTTGTAGGGTTAAACCTTGTACTCAAAGattatcaaattagtgaatgTTGGAAAATCCTTAGtagtggaaagctaaggtagtgaagtaggcaattggggccgAACCACTTTAAATTCTTGTGTCAAATTTTTCTATCCTTTCTCTTCAGCTAtcacaaatttttaaatatcaattcaccccctcttggcATTTTTGGGTTGATTATTGAAGCTGACAATTGATATTAGATCTAGTCTCTTTTATACGGTTTAACAACCAAAGAGAAGATCATTGAAGAAGGTCAACAATCATCAACTTCAATCCTACAATGACGTCAACTTTTAACTCAATTTTTCTTGGTGAGTCTCAATCTAACTCCAAGCCTCCTTACTCCAATAGTGCTAACTATTCATATTGGAAGACAATGATGATTTCCAAGCAAATGATCTTGTGGTATGAGACATTATCATGGATGGCCCTTCAATACCACTCAAGTAAGAAAGAGAGCTCTTAGATCCAAAGAGTAAGAACGAATggaataaagaatataaaaggaGTATTCAACACAACGCCAAAGCTATGCACACTCTCTTTTGTGCACTTGGTCTAGATGAGTATAGTAGAGTATCGTCATGTTCGAATGCCAAGGAGATATGAGATAAACTTGAGGTAACTCATGAGGGAACTAGCCAAGTGAAGAAATCAAAGGTGGGAACCCTCACTCTCAATTATGAGACCTTCAAGATAAAGCCTAAAGAGGACATCAAAACAATGTCTAATGGGAAGATCTATCTCAATGAAGAAGTTGTGAGTAAGATGTTTTGGAGCTTGCCAAAATCATGGGAAGCCAAGGTGACCGCTATTGAAGAagcaaagaatttaaaaatgttgACCTTGGATGAGCTCATTAGTTCTTTGCTTACAGATGAGATAATGCTTAATGAAGGGGTTGAAGAAGCCAAAATTGAGAAGAAGTAGGTTGGCGTTGCTCTCAAATCCACCAAAAATGAAGAAAGTGAATCAAATGAAGAGGTGGATAAAGATAAAGAGATGGTCATGTTTGATAGGAGATTCAAGAAGTTTATGAGGTCCAATAGAGgcaaaaaataccaaaagaaagaGGGACTCAAGCTTGAATCTACCAAGGAGAAGGGCCCTATCATATCTTATAAGTGCAAGAAACTAGGACACATCAAGTTTAATTGTCCTCAATGGAAGAAAAAGAGGTCAAGCAAACAAAAGCTCAAGGCTCATGTTGCTACTTGGAGTGATGAAGATTCATTCGAAAATAAAGATCAAGAAGTAGTTAACCTTTTCCTTATGGCCATTGATGATCCTAAGGTAACTTCTAGCTTATCTATTTCCAGTTCTTATTCTTTTGATGAGTTGCAAGATGCCTATGATGAATTAGGCTTGGAGTTTGAATTAATGGTTTCAAAATATAGGAAAactatttcaaaactaaaagatgaaaataattcACTCTCCAAAGTCAAACATGAacttgaaagtaaaataaactatATGCAAGCTATTATaatgattttgagaaaaagaattgTGACTTGAATAATTTACTTTCTAAAGTTCATGATGACAATCAAAAGCAACTTGAGTTGCTTAAGAGTGAAAAAGCTCACCCAAACAaagttttaccaaaaaaattaagaggAGAAAGTTAAAAACAGAACTTTGTTAAAACTAGCTTTAATTTCTACAAACATAGAGGTCCCCCAAGTTTTTACaaaggaaaaattattaaaagtgtTTAGGTCCCTAAATGATTCATAACTACTCAAGATAAGGACATCCTTTCAAAAATGGATACctaaagggactaaaattatTGGAACTAATGCTTATGGACCCAACAAAATTTGGGTACCAAAActcaaagtttaattttatgtttgttgGAAGAGGAGAATTGCTTCAAGGTGGGCAATTCAAGCAAAAATTCATGGCACTGTGATAGTGGATGCTCAAAGCACATGACCGGTGACAAGAGCCACTTTATCAATTTGAAGCCAAAAAGTGGAGGAGAATTTACATTTGGTGACAACTCCAAAGAATAAATAGAAGGAATTGGCTCTATTGGTAAAAACTCTTCAATTCTTGTTGAAAATGTTTCCTATGTCAACGGTCTTGAGCATAACCTACTAAGTATTAGCCAATTGTGTGATAAAGATCTCAATGTCATTTTTTAGTCTAATGGAGGTAAAATAATTGACATTGTGTCTAATGGGATTATGCTTGTAGGACATACAATAGGAAATAATTATATGGTGCATTTAGATGACTTGCATGATTCATTCATATGCCTTGttgctaaaaatgaaaataattctttattttgaCATAGAAAACTAGGAAATGCTAgcatgataattttttataaattatccaaaaatgaCTTGGGGTTTGcctaaaattgattttgaattagATAAGGTTTATGATGCATGTGTTAAGGATAAATATAGAAGAGTCTCATTTAAACCTATTAATGATGTATCAACTAGTAGAGTTTTTCAACTAATTCACATAGACTTATTTGGTCCTATTAGGACAACTAGCTTGGGTGGAAAACAATATGCTTCTATGCTTGTTGATGACTATTCTAGGTTTACTTAGGTTATTTTCTTAAGTACTAAGGATGAGgctttagaaaaatttattacattttcaaaaacgaatcaaaataaaaaaggttactCTATCACTAGCGTTAGAAGTGACCATGGAATCGAATTTCAAAAtcttggttttgaaaatttttgcaacTCAAATGGAACTAGCCGTAATTTTTCTACACCTAAAACCCCTCAAAAAAATGGAGTTGTTGAGGGGGAAAATAGAACTTTAGAAGAAATGGCTCGAATCATGCTTTGTGAAAGCAATTTACCAAAGTATTTTTGGCCAGAAGCCACAAACATCGCTTGCTATATTGTTAATAAAGTAAGGATTAAgtctattttaaagaaaactccatatgaactcttcaaaatataaaaagccTAACATTATCTATTTTCATCCTTTTGGATGCAAgtgttttgttttaaacaatGACAAAGACAATCTTGGtaaattttttgcaaaaatttataaatgaatttttctttattatactttaaattctaaatctTTTCAAGTGTTTAACAAAAGAACTTTAGTAGTAGAAGAGTCTATACATCTTGTTTTTGATGACTTTAGCCTTCCTCCTAGAAAGGATTCTTGCATTGTTGATGATGATGCATAAATTTTTCacaatgataataaaattgatCAATCATCAAGTGGGAAGATACAAGAACAAACTCAAAATGCTCTAAATGAGCTTTCAGTAGAGGAGATGAAAGTCACTGATCTAAGAGAGTTAAACTATGGGAAGAATGGTAAGATTTTGAGAGGTCCATCCAAAGAGGTAACCACTTGATCTTATTTTAGAAATACATGTAATTAtgttgtatttatttcatgcatTGAGCCTAAAAACTCAAAGAAacattaaattatgaatattggGTATTATTGGCTATGCAAGAATAATTAAAGCAATTTGAGAGAAGTAAAGTATGGACCATTGTTGAAAGACCAAGTGAAAAATCTACTATAGGTACTAGGTAGGTTTTTAGGAATAAGCTAGATGAGAGTGGAAACATAGTGAGGAATAAGGCTAGCTTGTTGCTCAAGGTTACACTCAAGAGGAAATAATAGATTATGATGAAATATATGCACCCGTAGATAGAAAGGAAGCCATTGGGATACTTTTAGCTTCTGCATGCTTTAATgactttaaatatattaaatggttgTAAAAATTGCTTCTCTAAATGGTTTTATAAATCAAGAAGtgtatgttgaacaaccacCCGGTTTTgaagattcaaaattttcaaacaatgttttcaaactttcaaaagaTTTATATTGTTTGAAACAAGCTCCTAAAGCTTAGTATGAAAGATTAtcaaattttcttgttgaaaatttttttattaaagggAAGGTTGAAGtaacactttttattaaaagaaatgacaatgatttattagtagttcaaatatatattgatgatattatttttgtatctaCTAATGATCTTCTTTGTCAAGAATTTTCATAGTTAATGTAAGGTGAATTTGAGATGAGCATGATGGGAAAACTAAACTTGTTTTTGGGACTGCAACTAAAGCAAAGGAAAGATGACATCTTCATCAATCAAGCTAAGTACACAAGGGAAATGTTCAAGAAGTTTGGGATGGACAATCTCAAACCACAAGCTACACCAATGAGCTGTTCTGCAAAGCTTGACAAAGATGAATAAGGTAAATGTgttgatttaaaattacatagGTCTATGGTTAGTTCTTTGCTTTATCTTAACACAAGTAGACCAATATTATGTTTAGTGTTTGCTTGTGTGATAGATATCAATTATGTCCTAAGGAATCACATTTAAAAGCCCTTAAAAGAATCTTTAGATACCTTAAAAACACTCCTAATTTAGGTCTTTGGTATCCTAGAGCTCATCTTTTAGGTTGCATGCATTATTGAATGCAGATTTAGAGGTTGCAAACTAGTTAGGAAGAGCACCTTCGATACTTGTGAATTCCTCGGCAACATGCTCATATTATGtttttcaaagaaacaaaatagtgttGCATTTTCCAACACCGAAGTTGAATATTTTTTCCAGTAGTTGTTTGTGCTCAAGTTTTATGGATGAAACAACAACTTATAGGCTATGGAATTGATATAGATACCATTCCTATCAAGTGTGACAATACTAGTGGAATTTTTCTTACTAAAAATCTCATCCAACATTCTAGGACTAAACACATTGAAATTAGACATCATTTCATTAGAAATCATGTTCAAAAATGAGATGTAGTTATAGAATTTGTTGACACTTTGAACCAACTAgctgacatttttacaaaacctTTAGATAAAGAAATATTTTCGACACTTAAGAGAGAGTTAGGTATTACCATCTTAccttgaatttttgtttatgtACATTCTTCCACTTTAATgtttgt
The nucleotide sequence above comes from Gossypium raimondii isolate GPD5lz chromosome 13, ASM2569854v1, whole genome shotgun sequence. Encoded proteins:
- the LOC105784068 gene encoding uncharacterized protein LOC105784068; the protein is MELKAVFFIPCEMGFYMQKHFSVKSNKEHTFISCKFLTYLKYFWADEKADFFTFSAKSTFGWSFIFLATQHTTTFFIAGSLFLPFLCSSSSLKKYFFVPLLHHREKQSGGGKMLAIARQRVLGQSFKKILPAVSVLRSYSSAAKQVPIAKSTICF